One region of Chryseobacterium sp. C-71 genomic DNA includes:
- a CDS encoding YaaA family protein: MKIITSPAKLMNTENSTDLLRSTTPKFIEEAEFIHSFLKHKSPKYLSELMEISPKLADENWERNQKWKAKPNAKESAPAMFAFTGEVYRGLDAKTLDKKAVDYLQKNYRMLSGLYGLLKPSDKVMLYRLEMGRPFEFDEYKNLYSFWTEKVTEQLNSEMKKNEPLLFLCSNEYGKVIDRKKLNHKIIDFEFYELREGKLKTIVVYTKHARGLVVRFCAETQAKTLNDVKAFNYEGYRINEEKSTDTKLVFTR, translated from the coding sequence ATGAAAATCATAACCTCTCCTGCAAAATTAATGAACACAGAAAACTCAACAGATCTGTTGAGAAGTACAACCCCGAAATTCATTGAAGAAGCGGAATTCATCCATTCTTTTTTAAAACATAAATCTCCAAAATATCTTTCTGAACTGATGGAAATCTCTCCAAAACTGGCAGATGAAAACTGGGAAAGAAATCAAAAATGGAAAGCAAAACCAAACGCAAAAGAATCTGCTCCCGCAATGTTTGCCTTTACAGGAGAAGTTTACAGAGGATTAGATGCGAAAACTTTAGATAAAAAAGCAGTAGATTATCTTCAGAAAAATTACAGAATGCTTTCCGGATTGTACGGTTTGCTTAAACCTTCCGACAAGGTCATGTTGTATCGACTGGAAATGGGAAGACCATTTGAATTTGATGAATACAAAAATCTCTACAGCTTCTGGACTGAAAAAGTGACAGAACAGCTTAATTCTGAAATGAAAAAGAACGAACCTCTTCTCTTTTTATGCAGCAATGAATACGGAAAAGTGATCGACCGAAAAAAGCTCAACCACAAAATCATCGATTTTGAATTTTATGAATTGAGAGAAGGAAAGCTCAAAACCATCGTGGTTTATACAAAACATGCGAGAGGTTTGGTTGTGAGATTCTGCGCAGAAACCCAAGCAAAAACGTTGAATGACGTAAAGGCGTTCAACTATGAAGGTTACAGAATTAATGAGGAAAAATCTACGGATACTAAATTGGTTTTTACAAGATAA
- the prmC gene encoding peptide chain release factor N(5)-glutamine methyltransferase, producing MTISELKKYFKTELSGLYTDSETDFLYSVFVEKILGLNQIQQRMMSDQQLSDVNENHFQNILSELKIGKPYQHILGETEFYGMTFFVNENVLIPRPETEELLEMAIQKIQNSDFDVQGLKILDIGTGSGIIPLVLKKYFPNAEISSIDFSEKALEVAKRNAEFHQLEVNFIHADYLNFKLNENYDIIISNPPYIGIEEEIEIENSVKGFEPTIALFSPTSDALIFYKKIAEDSIKHLNKNGFLFLEINQKLGSETLELYQDILSNAELIKDLSGNDRFVIGLK from the coding sequence ATGACAATTTCAGAATTAAAAAAGTACTTTAAAACGGAACTTTCAGGATTGTATACAGATTCTGAAACAGACTTTCTATATTCAGTCTTTGTTGAGAAAATTTTAGGTTTAAATCAAATTCAACAAAGGATGATGTCTGATCAGCAATTATCAGATGTAAACGAAAATCATTTTCAAAATATTCTTTCCGAATTGAAAATCGGAAAACCTTATCAGCATATTTTAGGTGAAACTGAATTTTACGGAATGACTTTTTTTGTGAATGAAAATGTATTGATTCCCCGTCCGGAAACTGAAGAATTGCTGGAAATGGCCATTCAGAAAATTCAAAATTCAGATTTTGATGTTCAGGGTTTAAAGATTTTAGACATTGGAACCGGAAGCGGGATTATTCCTTTGGTTTTGAAGAAATATTTTCCAAATGCTGAAATTTCATCAATTGATTTTTCGGAAAAAGCTTTGGAAGTTGCGAAAAGAAATGCAGAATTTCATCAGCTCGAAGTTAATTTTATTCATGCAGATTATTTGAATTTTAAATTGAATGAAAACTATGATATTATCATTTCAAATCCACCATATATCGGGATTGAGGAAGAAATAGAAATTGAAAATTCTGTAAAAGGATTTGAACCTACAATCGCTCTTTTCTCGCCAACATCAGACGCTTTAATTTTTTATAAAAAGATTGCAGAAGATTCTATAAAGCATTTAAATAAAAACGGTTTTTTGTTCTTAGAGATCAATCAAAAATTAGGTTCGGAAACTTTGGAATTATATCAAGATATTCTCTCAAATGCTGAATTGATAAAAGATTTAAGCGGAAACGACCGTTTTGTGATTGGTTTGAAATAA
- a CDS encoding rhomboid family intramembrane serine protease → MGILFITIAITAIISFIAFNNQVIFEKYKFNVGAIRNKKEYLRLLSAGFLHADIMHLLFNMMTLYFFGPVILEGFGTVGFIIIYIGSILLGNIFSLFIYQKQPWYSAIGASGGVSGVLFAAIAMAPNMSLYLFFIPIPIPGFIFGLLYFGYSVYMMLNPKQWDNLGHAAHLGGAFFGLVYAIANQPEAAIENSLFIGIMALPLLYLSYEIFIKKRIG, encoded by the coding sequence ATGGGAATTTTATTCATAACTATAGCAATTACTGCGATTATAAGCTTCATCGCTTTTAATAATCAGGTTATTTTTGAAAAATATAAATTTAACGTTGGAGCAATTCGAAATAAAAAAGAATACCTACGATTGCTTTCTGCTGGTTTTCTACATGCTGATATTATGCATCTGTTATTTAATATGATGACATTGTATTTTTTTGGACCTGTAATTTTGGAAGGATTTGGCACTGTAGGATTTATTATTATTTATATAGGATCAATTCTTTTGGGAAACATTTTTTCTCTTTTTATTTATCAGAAGCAACCTTGGTATTCTGCAATCGGTGCAAGTGGAGGAGTTTCAGGGGTTTTGTTTGCGGCTATCGCTATGGCTCCCAATATGAGTCTATATCTATTTTTTATTCCAATTCCAATTCCCGGATTTATCTTCGGTTTGCTTTACTTTGGATATTCTGTGTACATGATGCTAAATCCAAAGCAATGGGATAACTTAGGACACGCTGCTCACTTAGGTGGTGCTTTTTTTGGTTTGGTTTATGCAATTGCCAACCAACCTGAAGCAGCTATAGAAAATTCTTTATTTATAGGAATTATGGCATTACCACTTCTCTATTTATCTTACGAAATATTTATAAAGAAAAGAATCGGTTAG
- a CDS encoding DNA gyrase/topoisomerase IV subunit A, giving the protein MIEENSHEGESLKKVSGLYKDWFLDYASYVILDRAIPSVYDGFKPVQRRIMHSMRELEDGRYNKVANIVGNTMKYHPHGDASITDAMVGIGQRELLIDTQGNWGNIYTGDSAAAARYIEARLTPFALEVVFNPKTTVWSKSYDGRNNEPVDLPVKFPLLLAQGVEGIGVGLSTKILPHNFNELINASVAHLKGKKFEIFPDFLTAGFLDVSEYNDGHRGGKVRARAKISQVDKHTLMISELPFSKNTGDLIDSIIKANEKGKIKIKKIEDNTSDKVEILIYLHNEVSPDKTIDALYAFTDCQVTISPNACVIVGDKPMFLNVSEILRMNTDHTVSLLKKELEIELNELQESWHFSSLERIFIENRIYHDIEEVKSWEDVLKTIAIGLKPHTAHLLREVTEEDILRLTEIRIKRISRFDLDKFKENILSLEGKIEQVRHHLANLIAYAIDYYLNIQKKYGKGRERKTELRIFDTIDASKVAVANEKFYANFEEGFVGTSLRKDQFLFDCSDIDDIITFRKDGSMKVVKVEAKTFIGKDILHVAIWKKNDKRTVYNMIYREGMQGPYYMKRFSVTGVTRNTDYRLASDAKGSETLYFSANPNGEAETVTVLLKPNPRIRKNKMDIDFSEIGIKGRDSKGNLVTKYSVKKVDLKEEGVSTLAPRKIWFDETVRRLNADVRGTLLGSFKGDDKILTINSQGEAKLISFDLGNRFDDEYIILEKWRPQQPITCIYYDGEKDIYFIKRFLLENTINPQTFMPSEHPKSFIERILVSNGATAEIIFAKDKGKERDPETVNIDEFIAIKGIKAIGNQFTKFKVKNINITIPEPEEEELEVYEEPDFTPSADDDGGTIGDLFEGGNTEN; this is encoded by the coding sequence ATGATAGAAGAAAACTCTCACGAAGGCGAAAGCTTAAAAAAAGTTTCAGGACTGTACAAAGACTGGTTTCTGGATTATGCATCTTATGTAATTTTAGATAGAGCTATTCCGTCTGTTTATGATGGATTCAAGCCTGTTCAGCGTAGAATTATGCACTCTATGCGTGAGCTTGAGGACGGCAGATACAACAAAGTTGCCAATATTGTCGGAAATACGATGAAATATCACCCGCACGGTGATGCATCGATTACCGATGCGATGGTAGGAATCGGACAAAGAGAATTACTGATTGATACACAAGGAAACTGGGGGAATATTTATACAGGAGATTCTGCTGCGGCTGCGAGATATATTGAAGCAAGACTGACGCCTTTCGCTTTGGAAGTGGTCTTCAATCCTAAAACTACGGTTTGGTCAAAGTCTTATGATGGCAGAAATAACGAACCAGTAGATTTACCCGTAAAATTTCCTTTGCTTTTGGCACAGGGTGTTGAAGGAATTGGAGTAGGACTTTCTACTAAGATTCTTCCTCATAACTTTAATGAATTAATTAATGCTTCTGTTGCTCATCTAAAAGGCAAAAAATTTGAAATTTTCCCGGATTTTCTGACGGCTGGTTTTCTTGATGTTTCAGAATACAACGACGGTCACAGAGGCGGAAAAGTAAGAGCCAGAGCCAAAATTTCTCAGGTCGACAAACATACTTTGATGATTTCTGAGCTTCCTTTTTCTAAAAACACCGGCGATTTGATTGATTCGATCATTAAAGCCAACGAAAAAGGAAAAATTAAGATCAAAAAAATTGAAGACAATACTTCAGATAAAGTTGAGATTCTGATTTATCTTCATAATGAAGTTTCGCCCGACAAAACAATTGATGCTTTATATGCATTTACCGATTGTCAGGTAACGATTTCACCAAATGCGTGTGTAATTGTTGGTGACAAACCGATGTTCCTGAATGTTTCTGAAATTCTAAGAATGAATACCGATCATACGGTTTCGTTATTGAAAAAAGAATTGGAAATAGAACTCAATGAATTGCAGGAAAGCTGGCATTTTTCTTCATTGGAAAGAATTTTCATCGAAAACAGAATCTATCACGATATTGAAGAGGTGAAAAGCTGGGAAGATGTTTTAAAAACGATTGCAATTGGGCTAAAACCTCACACGGCGCATCTTTTAAGAGAAGTTACGGAAGAAGATATTCTGAGATTGACTGAAATCAGAATCAAAAGAATTTCAAGATTCGATTTAGATAAATTTAAAGAAAATATATTATCACTCGAAGGTAAAATAGAGCAGGTAAGACATCATTTGGCCAATCTGATTGCGTATGCGATTGATTATTATTTAAATATTCAGAAAAAATACGGAAAAGGCAGAGAACGTAAAACGGAATTGAGGATTTTCGATACCATCGACGCATCAAAAGTTGCCGTTGCCAACGAAAAATTCTATGCTAATTTTGAAGAAGGTTTCGTGGGAACTTCATTAAGAAAAGACCAGTTTTTGTTTGATTGTTCAGACATTGACGACATCATCACGTTCAGAAAAGATGGTAGCATGAAAGTCGTAAAGGTGGAAGCCAAAACTTTCATTGGAAAAGACATTCTGCACGTTGCTATCTGGAAGAAAAATGACAAGCGTACGGTTTACAACATGATTTATCGTGAAGGAATGCAAGGTCCTTACTACATGAAGCGTTTTTCTGTAACGGGTGTGACCAGAAATACAGATTATCGTTTAGCTTCAGATGCAAAAGGTTCTGAAACTCTTTATTTTTCAGCCAATCCCAACGGTGAAGCAGAAACAGTGACGGTACTTTTAAAGCCAAATCCAAGAATCAGAAAAAACAAAATGGATATTGATTTCTCAGAAATAGGTATCAAAGGCCGTGATTCTAAAGGAAATTTAGTTACCAAATATTCAGTCAAAAAAGTAGATTTAAAAGAAGAAGGTGTTTCTACTTTAGCACCAAGAAAAATCTGGTTTGATGAGACGGTAAGACGTCTGAATGCAGATGTGAGAGGAACGTTGTTGGGAAGCTTCAAAGGAGATGATAAAATTCTGACCATCAATTCGCAAGGCGAAGCAAAATTAATCAGTTTTGATCTTGGAAACCGTTTTGATGACGAATACATCATCCTTGAAAAGTGGCGACCGCAACAGCCAATTACCTGTATTTATTATGACGGCGAAAAAGATATTTATTTTATCAAGAGATTTTTGCTTGAGAATACGATCAATCCGCAGACCTTTATGCCGTCTGAACATCCGAAGTCTTTTATTGAAAGGATTTTAGTGTCAAATGGCGCAACTGCTGAAATCATTTTTGCAAAAGATAAAGGAAAAGAACGTGATCCTGAAACTGTAAACATCGATGAGTTCATCGCAATAAAAGGTATAAAAGCCATCGGAAATCAGTTCACAAAATTTAAAGTAAAAAACATCAATATTACCATCCCAGAGCCAGAAGAAGAGGAGCTGGAAGTTTACGAAGAACCAGATTTTACTCCATCAGCAGATGATGATGGCGGTACGATTGGCGATTTGTTTGAAGGTGGAAATACTGAGAATTAA
- a CDS encoding DNA topoisomerase IV subunit B, with amino-acid sequence MSQEINPVYSEDNIRTLDWQEHIRLRPGMYIGKLGDGSSADDGIYILLKEILDNSIDEFRMKSGKRIEIKVDDGKVTIRDFGRGIPLGKVVDAVSKMNTGGKYDSKAFKKSVGLNGVGTKAVNALSDYFRVRSFREGKMKMAEFSRGIITEDHGEKDTSDRNGTEISFVPDADIFLHFKYRKEYIARMLRNYSYLNPGLKIIFNGETFYSENGLKDLLEEELESDVLYPIIHLRDNDIELAVTHTDKSQTETYFSFVNGQNTTQGGTHLNAFREAYVKTIREFFNKNFDASDIRKSIVAAISISVEEPVFESQTKTKLGSNDIGPNGPTVRIFIIDFLKSKLDNFLHKNPEIAEAIQRKILISERERKELSGIQKLARERAKKVSLHNKKLRDCRQHYNDQKAERKAETQIFITEGDSASGSITKSRDVETQAVFSLKGKPLNCYGLTKKVVYENEEFNLLQAALNIEESLEDLRYNQVIIATDADVDGMHIRLLMITFFLQFFPDVIKNGHLYILQTPLFRVRNKKETRYCYSELERVKALNELGKNPEITRFKGLGEISPDEFKNFIGKDIRLEPVVLGKDQTIEQLLEFYMGKNTPDRQVFILENLVVEDSNISDKEILTEAE; translated from the coding sequence ATGTCACAAGAAATAAACCCTGTATATTCCGAAGATAACATCAGAACCCTCGATTGGCAGGAGCATATTCGTTTACGTCCTGGTATGTACATCGGGAAGTTGGGCGATGGCTCGTCTGCGGATGATGGTATCTATATTTTGCTGAAAGAAATTCTCGATAACTCGATTGATGAGTTCAGAATGAAATCTGGTAAAAGAATTGAAATAAAAGTCGACGACGGAAAAGTTACGATCCGTGATTTTGGTCGTGGAATTCCGTTAGGAAAAGTGGTGGATGCCGTTTCAAAAATGAATACCGGTGGTAAATACGACAGTAAAGCCTTCAAAAAATCAGTAGGTTTGAATGGTGTCGGAACCAAAGCGGTGAATGCCCTTTCAGATTATTTCCGTGTAAGATCTTTCCGTGAAGGGAAGATGAAAATGGCAGAATTCTCCAGAGGAATTATTACCGAAGATCATGGCGAAAAAGATACGTCTGATCGAAACGGAACGGAGATTTCTTTTGTTCCTGATGCCGATATTTTCCTTCATTTCAAATATAGAAAAGAGTATATCGCAAGAATGCTCCGCAATTATTCTTATCTGAATCCCGGACTGAAAATTATTTTTAACGGTGAAACTTTCTATTCTGAAAACGGTCTTAAAGATTTGTTAGAAGAAGAATTGGAAAGCGATGTATTGTACCCTATCATTCATTTAAGAGATAATGATATCGAATTGGCAGTTACGCATACCGATAAATCGCAGACAGAAACGTATTTTTCATTCGTTAACGGACAAAATACAACGCAGGGTGGGACACATTTAAATGCCTTTCGTGAAGCGTATGTAAAAACAATCCGAGAGTTTTTTAATAAAAACTTTGATGCTTCCGATATAAGGAAATCTATTGTTGCGGCCATTTCCATCAGTGTAGAAGAACCAGTTTTCGAATCTCAGACGAAAACCAAATTGGGCTCCAACGATATCGGTCCGAATGGACCGACGGTGAGAATTTTCATCATTGATTTCTTAAAAAGTAAACTGGATAATTTTCTTCATAAAAATCCCGAAATTGCTGAAGCGATTCAGAGAAAAATTTTAATCTCAGAAAGAGAAAGAAAAGAACTTTCAGGAATTCAGAAATTGGCAAGAGAAAGAGCCAAAAAAGTTTCGCTGCACAATAAAAAACTTCGTGACTGCAGACAACATTATAACGATCAGAAAGCAGAACGAAAAGCGGAAACTCAAATCTTCATTACGGAAGGAGATTCTGCATCAGGCTCCATCACAAAATCAAGAGATGTTGAAACGCAGGCTGTATTTTCTTTAAAAGGTAAACCGCTGAACTGTTATGGTTTAACCAAAAAAGTAGTCTACGAAAATGAGGAATTCAACCTTCTTCAGGCCGCTTTAAATATTGAAGAAAGTCTTGAAGATTTACGATACAATCAAGTCATTATTGCAACCGATGCCGATGTAGACGGAATGCACATCAGACTTTTGATGATTACATTTTTCCTTCAGTTTTTCCCGGATGTGATTAAAAACGGACATTTATATATTCTTCAAACGCCATTATTCAGAGTAAGAAATAAAAAGGAAACGAGATATTGCTATTCTGAATTGGAAAGAGTGAAAGCTTTAAATGAATTAGGAAAAAATCCTGAGATCACCCGATTTAAAGGTTTAGGAGAAATTTCGCCGGATGAATTTAAAAATTTCATAGGAAAAGATATTCGTTTAGAGCCCGTTGTTCTTGGAAAAGATCAAACCATCGAACAGTTATTAGAATTTTATATGGGGAAAAATACTCCCGACCGACAGGTTTTTATTCTTGAAAATCTGGTTGTAGAAGATTCTAACATCAGCGATAAAGAAATTCTAACCGAAGCAGAATGA
- a CDS encoding methionine aminotransferase, with amino-acid sequence MIQLPFSKLSNVGTTIFSQMTQLANENEAINLSQGFPDFMPDSELLNLVNHFIQKGFNQYAPMGGMIGLKEEIARKIENSHQTTYHPDSEITITAGGTQAIFTTIATFVKKDDEVIIFEPAYDCYEPTVELFGGIVKRFEMKAPDYEIDWNVVKNLVSEKTKMIILNNPNNPSGKILKENDFQELIKLVKDTSILILSDEVYENIVFDGKKHLSICKYPELKERSLLVASFGKLFHVTGWKIGYCAAPKALTDEFRKIHQFNVFSVNTPIQLALAEYMKNNEHYLGLNDFFQEKRNFLRQGLVNTSFELLDCEGTYFQALKYDKISDKPDFDFATELTINHKVASVPFSSFYKNKLNENVIRLCFAKKQETLEKAIENLAKL; translated from the coding sequence ATGATACAACTTCCTTTTTCTAAACTTTCAAATGTAGGAACCACAATTTTCAGTCAGATGACTCAATTGGCCAATGAAAATGAAGCCATCAATTTGTCTCAGGGATTCCCGGATTTTATGCCTGATTCAGAATTGTTGAATCTTGTGAATCATTTTATTCAAAAAGGTTTTAACCAATATGCACCAATGGGCGGAATGATTGGCTTGAAAGAAGAAATTGCAAGGAAAATTGAAAACAGTCATCAAACGACTTATCATCCTGATTCAGAAATTACCATTACCGCAGGCGGAACTCAGGCAATTTTTACAACGATTGCTACTTTTGTTAAGAAAGATGATGAAGTAATTATTTTTGAACCTGCTTATGATTGCTACGAACCAACAGTTGAACTTTTCGGAGGAATTGTAAAACGTTTCGAAATGAAAGCTCCTGATTATGAAATCGACTGGAATGTCGTGAAAAATTTAGTTTCAGAAAAAACAAAAATGATCATTCTGAATAACCCGAACAATCCATCAGGAAAAATTTTAAAGGAAAATGATTTTCAGGAATTAATTAAATTAGTAAAAGATACCTCGATTCTTATTTTAAGTGATGAAGTCTATGAAAATATTGTTTTTGACGGAAAAAAACATCTAAGTATCTGCAAATATCCCGAACTCAAAGAAAGAAGTCTTTTAGTTGCATCTTTCGGGAAACTTTTCCACGTGACCGGCTGGAAAATCGGATATTGTGCCGCTCCGAAAGCTTTAACAGATGAGTTCAGAAAAATTCATCAATTCAATGTATTTTCCGTCAACACACCGATTCAGCTGGCTTTGGCTGAATATATGAAAAATAATGAGCATTATCTTGGTTTGAATGATTTTTTCCAGGAAAAAAGAAATTTTTTAAGACAAGGTTTAGTGAATACTTCATTTGAATTACTCGATTGTGAAGGGACGTATTTTCAGGCTTTGAAATATGACAAAATTTCAGACAAACCAGATTTTGATTTCGCCACAGAACTTACCATTAATCATAAAGTTGCAAGTGTACCTTTTTCTTCTTTTTATAAAAATAAACTGAATGAAAATGTGATCAGACTTTGTTTTGCTAAGAAGCAGGAAACTCTGGAAAAGGCAATTGAGAATTTGGCAAAACTTTAA
- a CDS encoding SDR family NAD(P)-dependent oxidoreductase, which translates to MSTAKIALITGGSRGLGKNSALKIAEKGLDVIITYHSNKEEAENVVSEIKALGRNATAFQLDTRDVKSFDSFIQNVTDHLKESRGNANIDYLINNAGTALYSPITETTEEQLDEMFNIHFKGVFFLTQKFLPFINNGGGIINISSGLARFALPGSSVYGSMKAGVEMLTKYMAKELGSRKIKVNVVAPGAIETDFGGGRTRDDENINAMIAGNTALGRAGLPDDIGGVVAFLCTEDARWITAQRIEASGGMFF; encoded by the coding sequence ATGAGTACAGCAAAAATCGCATTGATAACTGGCGGAAGCCGTGGATTAGGAAAAAATTCAGCATTAAAAATTGCTGAGAAAGGTTTGGATGTTATTATCACGTATCATAGCAATAAAGAAGAAGCTGAAAATGTTGTAAGTGAAATTAAAGCTTTAGGAAGAAACGCAACAGCTTTTCAACTCGATACCAGAGATGTTAAAAGTTTTGATTCATTCATTCAAAATGTAACTGATCATCTGAAAGAAAGTAGAGGAAATGCAAACATTGATTATCTGATCAACAATGCAGGAACCGCTTTGTATTCTCCAATTACAGAAACTACCGAAGAGCAATTGGATGAGATGTTCAATATTCATTTCAAAGGGGTTTTCTTTTTAACTCAGAAGTTTCTGCCATTCATCAATAACGGTGGAGGAATTATCAATATTTCTTCAGGATTGGCAAGATTTGCTTTGCCAGGATCATCAGTTTATGGTTCAATGAAAGCGGGTGTTGAAATGCTGACGAAATACATGGCGAAAGAATTGGGATCAAGAAAAATCAAAGTCAATGTAGTTGCTCCGGGAGCGATTGAAACCGATTTTGGTGGCGGAAGAACAAGAGATGATGAAAATATCAATGCAATGATCGCAGGAAATACAGCTTTAGGAAGAGCTGGTTTGCCGGACGATATTGGTGGAGTGGTAGCTTTCCTTTGTACCGAAGACGCTCGCTGGATTACCGCGCAAAGAATTGAAGCTTCTGGTGGAATGTTCTTTTAA
- a CDS encoding AraC family transcriptional regulator — MEKIAHASLEDFYGEMAKMLGKDLESIFPKGLHKDIGHFNVFDIAHTLATFKKNCEMPYNRRKYYKISLIRGKNRAEYADKIISIKKNALLFATPKVPYHYVPEDENQSGSFCVFTDDFFNKNQSQNILEDLPLFQPGAIPVFEIDDELADEIEMLFSKIKKEIDSDYAFKYDLIRNYVFELIHYGQKLQPAEKNSTSQNASLRVVSLFIELLERQFPIESPDQRVQLKVAKDYAERLAIHVNYLNKNLKETTGKTTTEFIADRIIQEAKILLKQTKWNVSEISYALGFEEIAHFSNFFKRKTSFAPLEFRS, encoded by the coding sequence ATGGAAAAAATAGCTCATGCATCTTTAGAAGACTTTTATGGCGAAATGGCAAAAATGCTCGGAAAAGATCTCGAAAGTATTTTCCCAAAAGGACTTCACAAAGATATTGGTCATTTTAATGTTTTTGATATTGCACACACGCTTGCTACTTTTAAAAAGAACTGTGAAATGCCTTACAACAGAAGAAAGTATTATAAAATCAGTCTGATACGAGGAAAGAACAGAGCTGAATATGCAGACAAAATAATTTCCATAAAAAAGAATGCACTGCTTTTTGCGACGCCGAAAGTTCCTTATCATTATGTTCCGGAAGATGAAAATCAGTCCGGAAGCTTTTGTGTTTTTACCGATGATTTTTTTAATAAAAATCAATCTCAGAATATTCTTGAAGACTTGCCTTTGTTTCAACCTGGTGCAATCCCTGTTTTTGAGATTGACGATGAACTGGCAGATGAAATTGAAATGCTATTTTCAAAAATCAAAAAAGAAATCGATTCTGATTATGCTTTTAAATACGATCTGATCAGAAATTATGTTTTTGAACTGATTCATTACGGGCAAAAACTGCAACCTGCCGAAAAAAATTCAACTTCTCAGAACGCTTCTTTGAGAGTAGTTTCACTGTTCATCGAATTGCTGGAAAGACAATTTCCGATAGAGTCTCCCGATCAGAGAGTTCAACTGAAAGTCGCTAAAGATTATGCAGAAAGATTGGCGATTCATGTGAATTATTTAAATAAAAATTTAAAAGAAACAACGGGAAAAACGACCACTGAATTTATTGCAGATCGCATTATTCAGGAAGCTAAGATCTTATTAAAGCAAACTAAATGGAATGTGTCTGAAATTTCTTATGCTTTGGGATTTGAAGAAATTGCGCATTTTTCTAATTTTTTTAAGCGTAAAACTTCATTTGCACCATTGGAATTTCGTTCATGA